ttttataaaattacataTACATGATATACCTAAAGGGTTTGATGAgatatatcatattattattttattatgtgaATAACAATTTTTTTATACGTTAATTTAGTTTCACATAAGAAATGGATAAAGATTTAGATAAGAGTATGATAATTGTACCATTCTTATCGTGAGTTTAAAGGGAATTAACTCAAATTACAGTCAAAGTAACTCAAATCACATGAGAAGTATCTCTCTCAGACGAAGATTATATATGTGGCAGATAAGGCTAAGCCAGATAGGAGAGAAAGGTatgtttttaaataaataaagctTTTTAAGCAATagaatattatcaaaattaaaataatatgaatactaTATTTTTGAAAAGCAAATAAAGTTTCATGAGTTGTAATGATATCCATTTTAAGCAAATATAATTGCTACATTATATTTTTAATGTCGATGCCAATATTTATAGTTACTGATTAAAACATGccacatataatattttttttcaatacCAGAAAGATATTTATAGTATGAATGAAAGGATAAGTTTAGCTGAATATGGAACATGATGAGCCATATCATAACCAATCCTCAATTGAACTAAAATTTAATCCTTACAGAAATAGTTTGTAATCATCCTAAACTGGTCTAAATAGATTTCTATTTTAGATTAAACTTGCCTAGACAGTGCCTGACTCAGTCTGATCCTTGATAAGTGGTCAAGCCAAGCTACTGAAATGTTGACCTCTGTATTTGTAACTCATGATGAAATTCTAAGTGACATTAACAGTTTCTTCTTTATAGTTGATAAATCATTgtcatctctttctaaaaataaaaataaaagaagctGGGAAAAAAAAGCTCTCTGATCTTTAAATGTGTCAGAGCCTTACCAGAGATATCATAGATCAGAGAAAAACTCATAGAAGTTTCAACTATTCctgaataattaaaaatatctatAACAATGCCTTTTTCCTGGCACCAGATTGTCTCTTTACCACTAATTTCTTGTTTCTTGCACTGTTGCACATGATCATCATGCATCTTGTTAGACATCTCAAGTGGTTGCCACATAGTTCAGAGCTCAGAAGCACAGCCACACAATTGCATCAGGAATCAAAATGCTTATAAGCTTTGCAGAAGCAATGGAAAAGGCAAAGGATGATAACTTAATATGGATCAAAATGCTTATAAGCTTAATGTAGTACAGAAGCAAAAGCTTAGCTCTTGCAAGTACAAGACCGACCAACCATTCTGTGTAAACATGCTATCCCAATTGCTAATATTATCTCCACACATGGACTCAATATATGCAGAGTCCCACGTGCAGTAAGTAGTAATATGTTGAGTGCATCCAATATTTTCTATGCACATTTACTCACGTAAGCAGGAAATACCTTAAAGTAAGTGGGTGTGCAGTTCCTGCATCTCCACCAATCACTACTCCACGACTTTGGTTTGTATAAATTGACTTTAGTTCATTTTCTTTACTTGGTCTACCATCTGTGATTATCATCTGCAGATGGTTTTGACAGCAAGCTTCTTCATAGTGCTACTCTTTTCACCATAGAAATCCCAGTTGGATCACCACCCCACTCTTCAAACACAACCAACAAGTTTCCAGTTGGGTTCAGCCAAGCGCGAGGAACATGATACCTGAGATTTGAGGTCAGTAATCAGTCATTTATTCGATTTTTTCGCAAGCTTAATGGGGTGGAAAAAAAGGCAGGTGTTTCATTACCATTTTTGAGAAGGCTCCCCACAATTAGTCTGGCATTTCTTCTCGTTGTATGTCCCTCTGTAATCGCACCAATCACAAGAACCATATGCCTTATAGGCAGGCCAGTATCTGCCAATGCTTTGTCCATTGATCCATATCTGACCTTTGCCCATGCTACTCATGTCTAATGCCAATGGCTCATTCCCAGCTGGAGCATTAAAGAAAGCCTGGAAGATGATAAAGATTAAGTGACACAATAGTCTCAAACATGAGAGGAAGGAAGATGAACTTTAGGATAACATGTTTCTGTGTTGCAAGCAGTACTGACCTTGTACCAAGTCAACGGCTGCTTTGTTGATGCACCTCCCCACTCAACTGAAGAACTGCCACTAAGTGTATGGATGCTCAGGGATTCACCTCTCAGGCCGATCTACACACACAAACATGGAACTCAGTAACCAGTAAGCAAGTTTTAGTCAGAGACTAATGTAGGTAGGAAGAGTTGATTGGAACCTGGTAAATCCATTTCTGTGATGAAAGGTCTCTCTTTCCTTCATTGAGACCTTCCAGAGTCACTGGACCAAGAACACCAGCATTCCATGTCTCAAAGTGGTTGCCAACATTCTGAAACAGATCAGAGAACAGAAATCTGATGTCTCAACAGCCATCTTGTGTGTATAATTGTACAGGGTTATTTGTATGATATTTCAACTTTTCGATCAATGGCCAGGAAATATTTCACAACAAATTATGTACTCACAGGAAGACCAACAGCGACACTTAGAATCGAGATTTTGTTGCTTCCTGCCCACAACTTCACATTTTCTCTGAAAGTCAGCTTTGGATTGTCCAAACTACCAGAGACAGTCCCTGCCagaagaaaagaaagcaaaagccAAATCGGAACCTCACCAAATGTTGAGCATATCATCAAGAATCAATTCTCCACAAGGCAAAGCCACTCACCAGCCCGTTCTCCATTGATGAAAACATGCATAGAATGGCCTGCCGACATCACAGTCAGGAAAGGGTATCGGCCATTCTTCAAGAATTGTTCATTTGAGTCTATGTTAACACTGAAGAGTGGAGATTGTGAGTCATTGAGTGATAGATGTCATTGATTCTGTCTCAAATAGACAAGCTGCAAAGGAACGTCTACTCACTATGAAGTGTACCACAGGTAGTCTGTCCGATCCCTTGTCATGCTTATCTGCTCCACCAATCCATCTTTTGTGAATGAGTTATCCCCCAGTGAGTTGGTATCCTCACTGAAGGACTCCCAAGAAAATCCACCAACCCAAGTCATTTTAATCTGTGATGTTGGAGCTCCTACCTGTGTATATCATTAGTAACTTTGTGTTAAAGACACTGTCATGAAAATTCAACCATGGAAATCCTTTTTCATCCGAGAAAATTTGGAATACATAGTGAGTTATACATTTTCTTTAGCCAAGAAACAAATAACTCAATAGAGAGGTGAGTTTTTTTAATACAGTAGTAGAAGCAACCATGACcgttaatcataaaatatttctcaCCTTTGCAGTGTTGAACACTGAGGTTTTGCAGTCAGGAAGAATGCTGATGGACCAAGATGGAATATTATACTTCATTCCATTGAAAGTAACACTTGCATAAGAATGTGGGTTGAAATTAGAAAGGAATGCAGCACATGAGCCTGACTTTGATCTGTATACATGTGCCTGCAAGAAGTCGAATGTAGAAAAGTTCCAAAATGCAAATCATTGAAAAGATTCCTGCAAATTTTACAGCAAGATATAAGAATTGAACCTCCTGATAATTTCCGAGTTTTGTCACTGTGGGATCCCCAGACACAAGAGCTGGTTCACACATTTTGATTGCTTTATGCAGGTCTCTCAGATGTCCCCATTTCGGCTGCCTCAACAGACCTGAGAAAGATTATGATACGTTTAACACCAAATAGAGGGAATGGTAATACTTGGCATCAAATATATTTGTATTGCATCATCAGATGCTTGACCAATGAGATTGCACAATGTCTTCCTTGTAGAAGAGGAACAAGATTTTGGCACCAAAAAGAAGAAATAGGAAAAGGAGAAGCAACCTGAGTGGGAATTGTATTACTACTAATCTTCTCTTAATCTTGAAAAGAACCCAAGTATTTGACCTAAATAATTCTCTAGGTGAGCAATCACAACTTTATACCCACGCAAGTAAAAAGATCATGCATTTCTTTCTAAAAGCTGGATGAGATGATCCAAAATCACATCTTTCTGGAATTATCACAAGCATGCTATGTGTGCAGATGATGAAGTCAACCATGCCTTTTTCCTCACATCAAAAGCTCCAAAAGGGGCAGATCAATGAGAAGTCATGAGTTAATTTAAAACCAAATCATTACAAAATGAAAATTGTTACATATGACACAATCATTGAAGAAAAACTGCATACCGTATTCATCAATTGGGGCATCATAGTCATAGCTTGTCGAAATAAAAGGACCACCAGCCGTCCTACCGAAGTTTGTTCCTCCATGGTACTGCAGTTGACGGAAACGTGAAAATTCTTTTACTTCAACATGATGTACAGCGTTCAGTAATTACTGAAACAACTCAAGTAGAACATACAAATTCTTACCATATAGTAGTTAACGAAGGATCCACCCTTCTGTATAAACCTTGCAACGGCAAAAGCCAAGTCCTCAACAGGTCTGTGAGGAACTGGACCCCCGAAAGCAGTGAACCTATTGAGAtagaatatataaaataaattcacTAGATCGATTGATTTCTTGTGAAAATTTATATGAATTCAAATGTGAAGTAGAGGTTACCAGCCAGTCCATGCTTCAGTCCACATAGTAGGTTTATAAGGCTTGTTTGGTGAGAAATAATCACAGTAGAACCCATTGCAGGCATTGATCTGTAAAGCcaagatccaaaaataatatcacaatAAGTCAACTTAGCTGGTGTAACAGGGAATTACAATTACTCTAATTGGTGCAGCTGTAACGTAAGTAGAAGAAAGTGTTGTTGAACAGGACAGGGTAAAGGAGGAACATGAATTTGGTGTTGTTCCTGATATGACAGAACAATAAAACCGAAATCTTGAACTTACCACTGGATCAGGTGCATCATCTTGCTTGCACATGACCCACGGCACACCGGTGTTGAGACCCACTGCCATTTGAGCAGCCCAGCTTAGGTAGTTCTTGGCTGCAGTTCCGCCATAGTACTCCACTGGACCATATTCGTTTTCAATCTGCTCAAGTTAGACAGAGCATGGAAGAGCAGAAAGCGATTTAGATGAGATCTTTGGGAGCTGATCAATGACACATAAAAGCTAACGAATTGATGAAAACAAAGAAGGAAAGGATTCAATGATACCTGAGAGAGGATAATGGGACCACCCTGTGATTCAAATAATCCTTCAGACTTCATCATGGCGACAATCTTCTCTGTGAACTTCGCCATGGCCGCCTTTTACATGAACAGACCAATTAGCAATTGCTCGGTTAGAGGAGATCGAGTATAAACATATAAAGTGAAGTTCCTGTGGATTCTTACCTTGAAAGGTCCATTGTCGGTCCTGAAATTGATGCCAGGAACATATTTTAGCCAGACAGGAAATCCCCTGTTTTACAAAGACAAGATGAACAACAGAACAACATCATCAGATTGCATGATTAGGCTTTTGATTCCACATAGAAGAATTAATCGAAGACCTCGTACCCAAAGTTCCATTCGGCACAAACATAAGGACCAATCCGGAGATGAACATAGAGGCCGGCCTGCTTCACCAGCTTGATGAAGCGAACCAGGTCGTAATTACCACCAAAATAATACTGCCAAAGATCAAGAAAAGCAACAAATTGAGGCACACTGTGGGAAGGGGCAGTAGCCTTGGACGAGAGGGCTGGGAAAGTTTGGGTGATCTCCGAACCTGACCAGGGGACGGCTCGTGGCCGTTCCAGAACACATAGGTCTGGATAACATCCAAGCCGCCATCTTTAGCCTTCTGGATAAGATCCGGCCACATCTGGAGACGATCCAATCGACAAAGTTCAGATTTTGGCACAGTAGAATCACAGTGTACGAACAGCTCACCAGAAAGGCCACATTTTCCACAGAGTTGGAAATCTTACCTCCGGGGTGCTCCTGGGGTAGTGAATGGAACCGGAGATTAGAATCCTCCTCTGCCCATTGATGATGATAGCCTTGTGGTCGTATGAAACGGAGGCATCGACCGGAGAGGAAAGCCACGGCGGCGACACCACCACCAACGTCACCGCCAGTAGCAGCAGCGTCGACAGTCTGCGGCCGCACCCAAGCGTCATAGGCTCGAGGCCCTTGGTGGCCGGTCGGTCTTAGTTTCAAAGGAGTCTCCTTTAGTGTCCTGGCCGTATAATCTATGTATGATAGATCGGTGCGCTCTGTTCGTCCGTCTTCTCCTCTGCTAGAGAAGATTTGGTGGAACTATTGAACAGTAGCGGCACTGTAACAAGCACACACCGAGGAAGAAAGAGGGAGATCAAAGTGGAGGGAGGGAAGAGGGAGTGATGGGGGGGCTGTGGAGCGGGAGCAGGGGGTGGTGCCTTTGCGGTTTAATACCCGAGGGCCGAAGGCGAGAACACGATTGGCGCCGGAACATGAGGACCCCACAGCCCCACCCACTAACGTGGATGCTTGACTCACGTTTTCCTCCGTTCCCCGTGAACAGCTTATCAGGAATTTTCTTGCacctaaaaaagaaaaatcacatgGAAAAAGATGGGTAGAATTTTACATGTGATTACCTCAGATGAGGTCAATACACATTGGGAGTTAGGGATCTGCGTGCCATCAAGTTTGGACTCTCTCTGATGAGCACACTACTCTAATCCTGAGGCTAAATAGTGGTTTAAGCTAAACAAAACTAATAATTTAATTATCCTTTCAACAACTCTCATGGCTCTTCCGTTCCACTGCAACATTGAGACTTCGAACCAGACGCCACAAGGAACCGTCGAGCATGCAAAGGTACGAGAGCTTGTTCTTTTCCTCTGTTTCTTGTGGCcgtgagcagcagcagcagcagtcctCCCGCGAATTCAAACACATTTGAACCCCAAAGGAGCTGCCACCCCTGCAACCCATACGTAGGCTGTTAAATCCCACCCAGAAAAGAAGGGAACTGCACGCATGTACTGACCAACCACACACACCTCAAATGCTTCAGCAACTCCCATTGAATGAGGAAGCAACACACCATCGAGCCGCAGCAGGAGTGTACTCCAACCCGTGCTCTGCTTCCTCCTGCATGAAAAAGAAGGGTAGAAAAGGTTAGCTTTGTCAGTGAAAGTAACATGCGAGAGTTTAGTTTAATCTCTTTGTGAGAGGTTTAGTTTGGTCAGTTAAGGAGGCATCTTGTTCTTCTTTATCATGCTCATTGTTTCAAGCTTTGGTCATCAGTTTCTTCCATAGGATTACAGCTCTTTTAGGTACAGCTTTAGACCTTGCATGCATGGGCACCTGCATCAAAGTCTTGAAGAAGACATTGCACCAACTGAGCCTACCCATATGGACTAACAACAGCCACCACAAAAgctgtagtagtagtagtagtattcCTCCTACCAGTTCTCTTGCGTGACTCATTGTTTCAGAGTATGTGGCACCCGCATCAAACTCTGGAAAGAGATTGCTGGATGAATTCATTGTGTCATCAGACTTTTTGAATGGGTTAGATAACATGTGTTTTGTTGTTTCTTAGCCAATTAGATTGATCTGGAAGATAAATGT
This DNA window, taken from Musa acuminata AAA Group cultivar baxijiao chromosome BXJ3-7, Cavendish_Baxijiao_AAA, whole genome shotgun sequence, encodes the following:
- the LOC135643456 gene encoding beta-galactosidase-like, with the protein product MTLGCGRRLSTLLLLAVTLVVVSPPWLSSPVDASVSYDHKAIIINGQRRILISGSIHYPRSTPEMWPDLIQKAKDGGLDVIQTYVFWNGHEPSPGQYYFGGNYDLVRFIKLVKQAGLYVHLRIGPYVCAEWNFGGFPVWLKYVPGINFRTDNGPFKAAMAKFTEKIVAMMKSEGLFESQGGPIILSQIENEYGPVEYYGGTAAKNYLSWAAQMAVGLNTGVPWVMCKQDDAPDPVINACNGFYCDYFSPNKPYKPTMWTEAWTGWFTAFGGPVPHRPVEDLAFAVARFIQKGGSFVNYYMYHGGTNFGRTAGGPFISTSYDYDAPIDEYGLLRQPKWGHLRDLHKAIKMCEPALVSGDPTVTKLGNYQEAHVYRSKSGSCAAFLSNFNPHSYASVTFNGMKYNIPSWSISILPDCKTSVFNTAKVGAPTSQIKMTWVGGFSWESFSEDTNSLGDNSFTKDGLVEQISMTRDRTDYLWYTSYVNIDSNEQFLKNGRYPFLTVMSAGHSMHVFINGERAGTVSGSLDNPKLTFRENVKLWAGSNKISILSVAVGLPNVGNHFETWNAGVLGPVTLEGLNEGKRDLSSQKWIYQIGLRGESLSIHTLSGSSSVEWGGASTKQPLTWYKAFFNAPAGNEPLALDMSSMGKGQIWINGQSIGRYWPAYKAYGSCDWCDYRGTYNEKKCQTNCGEPSQKWYHVPRAWLNPTGNLLVVFEEWGGDPTGISMVKRVAL